The nucleotide sequence ACCACTCCAAAATTGGCCTAGAAGGTTATTAAGACGGTGTTGAATATGTAAAGGGTTTGAATACCTTGTTTTGTACTTGAGGGGGTTAATGAACCTCAATACTTGGGCCTATTAGCTAGACTTATCCCTTGAAAGAATTGCAGATAAGTATGGATGTGCACCTGCTCCACTGTGAAGGGATCATCCCTACTAATATTGACGACATAGTTAAGAAATGGTTCCAGCTCATCCCGTGCTGCTATGTAGCCATACAACTCTACTTTGCCAGCACCCACAGGAATTTTAGCCAACTTTAATGAGAAAATTTGCAACATGTGACGAGGATAATGGCGCAAACAAATTCCATTGTCCATGTCGCAATCCGTGGGGTTTGATAACATCATTGCCTCCAACCGAGCTTCacaaaaataaaaattatattGTAACTGGAAATTAATACAGCAAACAACATACTCCTTCCATCCCTAAGGTTTGGTAACATCATTGCCTCCAACCGAGCTtcagaaaaataaaaattatattGTGACCGGAAATTAATACAGCAAACAACATACTCCTTCGATCCCTAAATGTTTGCCAAGCGAAAAAAGGGAATATGCCACTTGAAATTTTCCTTTTCATCTAAGTGGAAACTATTTATGTTCTTTGTACTAAGACTTTCTCTCTCACAAAATGTCTTCCAGGCCAAACCAAAgaaaaagagttttttttttctcaagcaCGCAGGAGAGCTGGATATCATTGCATTAAAAAAAGAAAGAGTCTAATCACCTCTGAAAGGAAAACTTCCACTTTTTCTACCCCAATGTATTTCAGAACCCCTAAACTGTTTCTAGGTTCACTATTAGATAATTTGCTAGGTCTTCTTGCACATGAAAGTCTGCAACTGCAGCAGCAGACTTCGCAGGGCTGAATAGCAGCCAAGCTTTAGTGAGAACACTAGACTTTTGGTAGACTGCTAGTGTCCCTCAGCTATCCTGCCCCATAGGACAGTAGATTATTGATTCAGACTTACTCTTTGTATATATATGCTACCATGGTATGATGTGAAGTAGTTCAGCAGCAGTAGCACTCCGAAGTAGTGCATCAACACTCTGAGTGAGTtttgtgctctgttctcccttctgcACTATCACTCTCAAGTTTGTGTGTGCGCATGGCTGAGGGTGAGGGTCTGCACCTGATTGCCGGCTAACATTCACTTCACCTATGAACTGCTTCAGGTCATTTCACCCCTCCCTCAATTTTTTCTTCTTCTGTTTCTCTTCTAGAAGTCATCTTTTTAAGTTTTCTGATGATATATAACATCAGACCCTACGTTACAGAATATTTTCATAGTTTTCAATAATATTTGCATATGTAGAgacttttttttaataaaaggcATAGCATCAGCTTTTAAGAAAGCAGAATACGATACAATACTGGACATATGTAGAGACTAGGCAGAAATAACATCTAAGGGCATGATATGTGCTAAAACCTTAAAATAATAACAAAATGTTATGAACATATTCCACAGTATATGGCATGATGCTATCTATAACCTGAAGATTTCTGAAGGAAGATGAATATCCATCTATATTCCTAGTTATAGAGAGAGTGATtaaagaagggcaggcctggtgcagtggtgagagctgtctcactgagtcaccaggtcgtgggttcgaagcagcctctccgcagatttgcgggggggaaggcttgcctcggtttttcccttccccagaccccactcatgtgggagcctccggcactgggtcagCCCTTTTTTTTATAGAGAGAGTGATTAACTGATTACAAAGTACATATATAGGGGAGAACTATGATTAAAAAATAAAGGAGCAGAACCCAGGAGCCCAGATAGCACTAGTTGACCCTATGATTTAAGCATATTCCAAGCGACAAGCCAACTATACAATAAAGCAATGCATTACGCATGCATAGGGAGAGGAGAAAACATCTCTAACAATTTCAACAGAGGATAAATCAATTGACCCTATGATTTGAAAATGTCTCAATAACAAACAAAATAGGAAAAGAGATATTGATCACTTACTCTCAGTGCGGTCCGCAATACGGTAGTCTTTTTTCCATTCCCATGTGTCCCTGTAAACTGAACCATCACGGTGACTGCTATCTGGAAGCCTATTAAGAGGGACTACACGGTCAACAGAGGATTGATGTGCCGCTGCTGCCTGGAGCACATTGGCTGCCCTCTTATCGGCGTCCGCTTCTAGCAGAACCTCCCCGAATTCCCCCCATGTTTCCCATGTTTCTTGTTCGCCATCTGTGACATCCGTAGTTGTCCTCCGAGCTTCTTCATCACCATAAATGATATCCACGCTTGAACTCCTCCCAGTACTACATATACACTTGACACTCCCATGGCGAGCTATGAACTCCTTGGCTGTGTCACTATTCTCAACATTTTCCATAATATCCCTGGCAGAAGGTATGAGCTGTCTGTTGTCTGGTTTACCAGACTTTTCCATGCCTCTTACtccactgctgctgctggccTTGTTCTGAGATCCATGACAAAATCTGTAGTATGAAATACCAATCTTAGCATCAACATAAATAAGATGGCATCATCAATCAACGACTCAAGGCTGAAATTGCAACGGAATGTTATGTAAGCCTGAAATCGATTTCAGTTTTCGTCCTTTTTACTCTGGTAAAGGTTTTCTCCCATTTGACATAAGAACGGCAAGTACATACAATACTCAAAATCTAAATCCGAAAGTATATACGAGTCCTAAAGGCGCAAACTTTAGCATCAGAAGAAGAAAACACACCGGGAAACACGACGGACGGGGGGATTGGAAGCCGCCATGAGTGGGAGCCGCCACCAGCGAGGCGGGGCAGATGCCATAGAGAGGAGAGATCTCGAAGTAGGAATGAGGCGGTGCATCGGGGATTCGGGGCAGTTCCGGCAGGAGATTCGGCAATGTTAGGGCGCCGTTTGGTAGAGCTCACACGACAGCTCCAGCTCCCAACCCgatagaggaagaagagaagaggaggGCGGGCTGGATCTCGGGCGACGGCGGTTGGATCGGCGAAGGCGGGCTCGGAGGGGCGCGGACGGGATGGCGTTCGTCGAGCGCCTCGCCGGGTCGATTCAGGTAGGGGATCCTAGCTCACCTCGAAGACACTGTGCCGAGTGTTTCAGGCAATTTCACCCGCGGGGGCGCGGGGGCAACATCGGACCCGCAATAGTAGGGCTCAAAGCGGCGGCTGAGCTAGGTTTCCAAAGGGGCGCGCGGCGGCCAAGGCCTCCTATCTAAATGCTCAGGGGACCCTCGGTTCGCGCGCTAGGGGCGGATCGACGGTGGCGGCGCCCTCCGAATCGCGCGGCGCGCTGGGGAAGAAGGGgcggtcgctgacatgtggggcccgcggGTCAGCGGCAAAGGGCGCAGGGGGGGCGCAGTGCGGCTGCGGCTGACGAGCGGGGCCCGCTGGGCAACGACTGTGGCGCCGGGCGCGGGCGTTGCTGCGGCTGCTGGTTGGGCTGGCTGGTCGAGGGCGGATGTCACGTTTCACCCGCCGGTAACCCCGCGGGGCCTGAAacatatatttttcttttttttttctgcctCCGTTTAGAATTATTAATATTTGGCACAATCCTATATAAAGCTTAGGATGATTGTATGGATTTCTTTATCTATATAGTATGTATATGAAGTAGACTAGATTTAAgttattgtaaacttccaactcATTGgtgatgataaattgataatggTGTGTTAGTCTCTCTCAAATTTTATAATTGTTTTGTTATATGTTAGCTTCTTATTACACACACACCCGCCGGTGTGGGTGTGACATTGCACCAGCAAGTCGTATTAAGGGTGGGCGTACCCAAATATAGCATGTATCATCGAGGGCAGGTTTTTACTCCACCCGCACCCGACCCACTGCTATACCTAGTTTCAGGGGGGCTGAACACTCGATTTCTTTTCTtcacaccttcttcctcctcccgatgAGCTGCTCCCGCCCACCGCCCTGCCACGGCGTGGTAGGATCTTGCCGGAGCTCCGCGGCCTGTGGCGACCTTCTCCTTCCCCTGCCCCCTTGTCGCCATCATGGTCGTGGCCATCCTGGCCCTAACTTGGCTcggccgccgcctccaccgcctGCTCCGCGCGACGTCACTGCCACCTCTGCCTCACTGTTGTCCCTCCTGCCCCCACTgcctggcctgcctgtctcctaTAAAATTTCTTCTATGCCCGCCGGAGatggagaagagagggagaggccgCAGATGGAGAGGAAGAGACAAGTCGAGTGTTCCAACACTCgagtgttgtatagcatttctcttTTTATTTACTAGCAAATTTGCGCGCGTGTTGCAACGAAAAAAGCTACTCCACCCATTCCAAATTTCTAGTATGTTTAAACTAAAAAAATGATATGGCTCAATGTTATAAACGTTGGAAGTTTTTAGTTACTCATGTCAGGATCACAGATTTATCATAATTAATTTCTAGTACCATGTTTTACTTTTTTTTAGAGAACAGGAAGGGCCAAAGCCCCTACCGAAGATTTATTAGAAAAAAGTAACAAAGATTGTTACCAGACATTACAAAAAacagagagggagaagaagaggcaaATGCAGTTCAAGAGacaaaaaaaagaatagaaaaaaatAAGTTGGATTACACAATATGCTCTAGCCATAATTCTATCGCAGGGAAGTATTTCCTCTTTGTGCGCCACAAAAGCAGACCAAAGACTTGTTTAAACACCTCCAGGCACCTTTGACTGCTCTTCTGAATTCCCCTGAAAATGGCATCATTCCTAATCGTCCAAATGCTCCAGCTATGATGATCAAGATTTCCATGAAGAAGGCCAAAGCTAACTGAAACCTGAAGCTTTCAAGCACTTGGAATTGGCTCAGATAATCATCCACTGCCAGGCCAAGCCTGAACCAACACTCTTTTGCAAAACCGCGTTTCAGAAAAAATGTTCTACTGTTTCTTCACTACTATCAGCACATAGCACACAGTAGTAAGATGGCAGGTGGAGGTTCTTTCTTCTCAGAATATTCCTAGTACTTAATCTATCTTGAGCCAACAACCAAAAGAAGACTTTGTGTTTGTGTTGACATGAGGATTTCCAGATCCACTTAAAGACAGAGTGAGTCGGGTTGGTATCTTTGAGATGATGGTAAGCCTTTCTAGATGAAAATATGGTGCtgccccatatatatatatatatatatatatatatatatatatatatatatatatatatatatatatatatatatatatatatatatatatgaccagACATCCTGATCGGTACTAATCTGAAAGTTCTGTAGAGAGTTCTGAACATTCTGAAAATTGGCCAAAAGCTTCTTCAGACAAAGGAAGATTGAACAAATCTATAAGAGGTGATACTGCAGATGCAGTAGCAAGTGAAATATTTGGCTTCTTGACAAATGAGTATAATTCAGGGAAGGTAAGTTTCTATGGTGGCCCTTGCCAACAATCATCTCAGAGAAGGCATGTGGATCCATTTGAAGCAGATATTGAAGCCATTTCCTTGTATTTGTCCAACAGTTTCAAGTTGTCACACCACCAGAAAGGGCCCCTTTTAGTATGATCTGGTAACTTACCATTCCTATAGTGCTTCTCCCAAATGAGCTGCACCCAAGGAATGTCTACTTTGTTAAAGAATTTGTGGAGGATTTTCAGCATTAGAGCTTCATTCTGGGCTTTCAGGTCAAGTACTCCTAGCCCTCCTTCCTCCTTTGACTTTGTGACCATGTGCCATGCAGCTTTGGCATAAATCCTATTTGTATCCTCAGCTCCTCTCCACAAACAGTGTTTTCTATACTTATCCACCTGTTCTTGTATTGTGACTTGAAGAGAGAAAGTGCACATAAAAAAGGTTGGAAGGGCGGTAAAAACTGAATCGGTGAGTTGAAGTTTCCCTGCTTGAGAGAGGAAGAGTGTCAAGGACGTCGAACCCTCGACGCGCAGGGCCTCGGCTGCGAAGCTCGTAGCcttcggccgtcttctccggtgaggttatgCCCCTCTACCGCAGGCTTGAGATTAGATGGAAGATAGGATAATAATCTTGCTTAATTTTCTCAAGTCCGGttacaacaatatatatatatatatagccttgcGGCTGCCAACAAAAGGAAAACAAACTCCTAATCTTAAGGTAACAAATAGATGCTAATAATAATAAGGAAACTAATCCTGATAACTTTCCAACTGAGGCCTCCTAGCCACGACGTGCCTGATCGGCCTCGCTGGGCGCGTTCCGCGCCTGGGACGCGCGCTCGGCCGCCCTGCGTATGTCGCGGGCGCGCCTGCGCCGGGCATACACCCGCccgcacatgacatctctccccgcctcgaagtccagctcgtcctcgagctgaaacgaAGGAAACCGAGTGCGGAAATCGTCGAGGTCTTCCCAGGAGGCTGCAGCGGGGTCGTGACCCTCCCATTCGACGAGGACTTGGCGAACTCCACGAGCCAGGCGGCCCTGTGTCACCCGCGATGGCGCAGGCACGACGGCACCGTTGGAGAGGGGCGGCAACGCCGGTGGAGCAGCTGGCGGTGACCCCACAAACTTCTTGAGGACGCCCACGTGGAACACATCGTGGAGACGGGCATCCGGGGGTAGCTCCAGGCGCACGGCCGCCTCATTGATGACCTCGGTGACCTTATATGGCCCAACGAAGCGCGGCTTCAGCTTGCCACGCACCGCACGGGGCATGGACGCAGCAGGACGCTGCCGGAGACGCAGCAGCGCCCAGTCCCCAACGGTGAAGACGACGCGACGATGATGCTGATCGTAGACGCGCTTCTGGACCGCCTGGGCCTGCTCCAGACGGACACGAATGTCATCCAGGAAGGCGGCCCTCTCCTCCATCTCTTGAGCGACGGCCGCGACCCGAGCTTCGCCCTGCTCGTAGGACCGAATGGTCGGCGGGTCCCTGCCGTAAACCACACGGAATGGGGTCTCACGCAGGGACGACTGAAAGGTGGTGTTGTAGGTGTACTCCGCCCACGGCAGCCACCGGATCCACTGGCGGGGGCGATCGCCGGTGAAACATCTCAGGTACATGACGATGACCCGATTGGCGGCCTCCGTCTGGCCGTCCGTCTATGGGTGGAAGGCGGAGGACATGTATAGCTTTGTCCTGGTGAGCCGCATGAGCTCCTGCCAGAACGCCGATGTGAAGACTGGGTCGCGGTCCGACGTGATGGACTGCGGCACCCCGTGGAGGCGGACGATGTCGGCGAAGAAGGCGTTGGCGACAGACTCGGCAGTGTAGGGATGTGCCAAAGGAATAAaatggcagtacttgctgaagcgATCCACCACGGAGAGGATGACCGTCTTGCCCTGGACCTTGGGAAGCGCCTCGATGAAGTCGATGCCAAGGTCGGCCCAGACCGCCGATGGCACCGGCAGCGGCTGCAGCAGGCCGGCCGGCTGCAGGTGGTCAGCCTTGTACTGCTGGCAGGTGACGCAGGCCTTGACGAATTCCTGCACCAAAGCACGCATGTTGGGAAAATGAAAGTCGCgtcggagccgatggagggtgcggTGGATCCCCTCGTGACCGTCATTGTGGACGGCGGCCACAATCTCCTGCAGCAGCGGCGACGCCGGCGGGATGTACAGGCGCCCTACGTGGGCGACCATGCCATCCACCAGCGCCCACGGCGTAGAACGGGCGCCCGACCGCAGCTCGTCGTGCATGGCGACCAAGGCCGGATCCGTGGCCTGGGCGTGACGGAGGCGGTCGACGAAGTCAAAGCGAGGAGCGGAGATGGCCAGCAGCGACCCGTCCTCCTGATCGCGCCGCGAGAGAGCGTCGGCGACGACGTTGGTGGCGCTCGACCGGTACTCCACCAAGAAATCGAACCCGAGGAGCTTGCCGACCCAATGATGCTGGGGGATCGTAgcgaggcgctggtcgaggaggtACTTGAGGCTGTAGTGATCTGTCTTGACTATGAAGCGCCGCCCCCAAAGGTACGGCCGCCAGTGCCGGACCGCCTGGACCAGCCCGATCAGTTCGCGTTCGTACGCGGCGAGCGAGGAGTGGCGGGGCGCCACCGGCCGGCTGAAGAACGCGACGGGGTGGCCCTCCTGGACCAGCACGGCGCCGAACCCGGACGTAGAGGCGTCACACTCGACGATGAAGAGCTTGTTGAAGTCGGGCATGGCGAGCACGGGCGCCGTCGTCACAGCGGCCTTGAGAGCCGCGAACGCCGCTGCGGTGGAGTCGTCCCACGAGAAGCCTTCCTTCTTGAGTAGGCCCGTCAGCGGTGCCGCAATCGTCCCATAATTAtggacgaacttgcggtagtatccggcgaggccgaggaagccacgCACCGCCCGGGGGGAGCGAGGAGTGGGCCAGTCGACGATCGCCTGGACCTTCGCCGGGTCCATGGCCACCCCAGCCACCGAGATGATGTGGCCTAGGTAGGCAACGCTGGGCGCCCCGAAGGAGCACTTGGACCGCTTGACGAACAACTGGTGGCGGCGGAGTGTATCGAGGACGGTCCGGAGGTGTCGCAGATGGTCCGCCCACGTCGTGCTGTAGATCAAAATATCGTCAAAAAATACCAGAACGAAGCGACGGAGGAACGGCCGGAGCACATCATTCATCAGGGCTTGAAAGGTCGCCGGGGCGTTGCACAGGCCGAACGCCATGACCAGGAACTCGTACAAGCCGTCatgggtgcggaacgccgtcttgtggatgTCCTCTGGGCGCATGCGGACTTGGTGATAGCCCGAGAGCAAgtccagcttggtgaagaactgagcCCCGTGGAGCTCGTCGACCACCGGGATGGGAAAGGCATCCTTGACTGTCCGCGCGTTCAGCGCCCTATAGTCGACGCAGAAACGCCACGACCCGTCCGgtttcttgacgaggaggacgggCGACGAGAACGGGGAGTCGCTCCGGCGAACGATGCCCTGCTCCATCATGGCGGCGCACTGGCGTTCCAGTTCATCCTTGTGGGCCGCCGGGT is from Miscanthus floridulus cultivar M001 chromosome 7, ASM1932011v1, whole genome shotgun sequence and encodes:
- the LOC136462713 gene encoding uncharacterized protein; this encodes MHRLIPTSRSLLSMASAPPRWWRLPLMAASNPPVRRVSRFCHGSQNKASSSSGVRGMEKSGKPDNRQLIPSARDIMENVENSDTAKEFIARHGSVKCICSTGRSSSVDIIYGDEEARRTTTDVTDGEQETWETWGEFGEVLLEADADKRAANVLQAAAAHQSSVDRVVPLNRLPDSSHRDGSVYRDTWEWKKDYRIADRTETRLEAMMLSNPTDCDMDNGICLRHYPRHMLQIFSLKLAKIPVGAGKVELYGYIAARDELEPFLNYVVNISRDDPFTVEQGSLINMAPKRGISLDYGTLIEYDMKIKTGEQEKDDLQLIDGVSVIGLMGTVDRSVFTNRIIGDYGAIDISASRLDRAVEVTVEVTASEVQDIFRLCLGCFISGLHEEIRLFDGTIGEPRGLKRYVVAVVMGTQMELKFKVGAESSGYSEHCCSFTAHQHGHADQLIKTDFASFLVKVTRSVLPN